Proteins encoded in a region of the Candidozyma auris chromosome 7, complete sequence genome:
- a CDS encoding deoxyribodipyrimidine photo-lyase PHR1 yields the protein MSKKQKLEQLPKFSSKFYPKELPTAVAATKYAKDENKPYNILLNKVESTEKERSKIKPANCIAHWFVRDFRTFDNKGLSEASKLAAKNKLPLVCFWVNCKEMTKAHGKSKFQMHYRVLSMQKLHKKLADLNIAFVTINAETRAKIIPSILEFLQKHKVSHLFVNQEYEVDELRLSTKLIDKALEKGINFQVCHDTCVVQPGELVTKSSGKQFAVFSPWYRAWVDYVNAHYIDKGKIIVDSPVKQEVGKEDLIKQGHGLPTIKVDEKRFNKYWKDIGEDDAYAALEKWTESDAIKKYGDTRNSLEGGASNLGVHISSGTLSPRTILWMLHEKELLTEANETAAPGITEYLRQVSWRDFYKHILCFWPHVSMFKPFHLEYSDLPWEYNKDHFLKWQEGNTGYPIVDASMRALKETGHLNNRGRLIVASFLTKHLLIDWRYGEQYFMSQLIDGDFASNNGGWGFSASTGVDPQPYFRVFNPASQSERFDPKGAFIKKWCPELKDIESKLIHAPFDHAKSAQLAKQNKYPEPIVDYKMGRQRALDVFKETMQNGKEKLEEEVDDADDGE from the coding sequence ATGTCAAAAAAACAGAAGCTCGAGCAGCTTCCCAAGTTCAGCTCTAAGTTCTATCCAAAGGAATTGCCCACAGCGGTGGCAGCTACCAAGTATGCGAAGGATGAGAACAAACCATACAACATTCTCCTCAACAAGGTAGAATCCAcggaaaaagaaaggtCCAAAATCAAACCGGCCAATTGCATTGCCCACTGGTTTGTCAGAGACTTCCGCACTTTCGACAACAAGGGCTTGTCTGAGGCAAGcaagttggctgcaaaaaacaAGTTGCCCTTGGTATGTTTCTGGGTCAATTGCAAGGAGATGACCAAGGCACACGGGAAGTCAAAGTTCCAGATGCACTATCGTGTGTTGAGCATGCAAAAACTACACAAGAAGTTGGCGGACTTGAATATTGCGTTTGTCACGATCAATGCTGAAACCAGGGCGAAGATCATTCCCTCAATTCTCGAGTTCCTACAGAAGCACAAGGTCTCTCACCTTTTCGTGAACCAAGAGTACGAAGTGGACGAGTTACGACTTCTGACTAAGTTGATCGATAAGGCCTTGGAGAAAGGCATCAACTTCCAGGTTTGCCACGATACGTGTGTCGTGCAGCCAGGTGAATTGGTCACCAAGTCCTCAGGTAAACAATTTGCCGTCTTCTCGCCATGGTACAGAGCGTGGGTAGATTACGTCAATGCCCATTATATCGACAAGGGCAAGATTATCGTCGATAGTCCTGTAAAGCAAGAGGTTGGCAAAGAAGACTTAATCAAGCAGGGCCACGGGCTTCCTACTATCAAGGTGGATGAGAAGAGATTCAATAAATACTGGAAGGACATTGGCGAAGATGATGCGTACGCCGCTTTGGAAAAATGGACAGAATCAgatgccatcaagaaataCGGCGACACAAGAAACTCCCTTGAGGGCGGTGCCTCCAACCTTGGTGTTCACATTTCTTCGGGCACACTTTCCCCTAGGACAATTCTTTGGATGTTGCATGAGAAGGAGTTATTGACAGAGGCAAACGAAACTGCCGCTCCAGGAATCACAGAGTACCTCAGACAGGTCTCGTGGAGAGATTTTTACAAGCACATTTTGTGCTTCTGGCCGCATGTTTCCATGTTCAAGCCCTTCCACTTGGAATATTCCGACTTGCCTTGGGAATACAACAAGGATCACTTTTTGAAGTGGCAGGAAGGCAACACAGGCTACCCTATTGTGGATGCTAGTATGAGAGCGTTAAAGGAAACAGGACACTTGAACAATAGGGGCCGTTTGATTGTCGCCAGTTTTCTCACCAAGCACTTGCTTATCGACTGGAGGTATGGAGAGCAGTATTTCATGTCTCAGTTGATCGACGGGGATTTCGCTTCAAACAACGGTGGGTGGGGTTTTTCTGCTTCTACTGGTGTCGACCCCCAGCCATACTTCCGTGTGTTTAATCCTGCGAGTCAGTCGGAGCGGTTTGACCCCAAGGGAGCCTTTATTAAGAAGTGGTGTcctgagctcaaggataTCGAGTCGAAGTTGATCCATGCTCCTTTTGACCACGCTAAACTGGCCCAACTTGCAAAGCAGAACAAGTATCCCGAGCCAATCGTCGACTATAAGATGGGCAGACAGCGGGCGCTAGACGTTTTCAAGGAAACCatgcaaaatggaaaagagaagctcgaagaagaagttgacgaCGCCGACGATGGAGAGTAA
- a CDS encoding ABC-F family ATP-binding cassette domain-containing protein: MVRKQKATVSDEIAVTSESSRFHNETLETLSKDVYLKKVSISVGLKDLLLDADVRLNHGIKYGLIGPNGCGKTTLMKCLGDKRIPGLADNLRILYVEQLPVESTSKSVLETVLAADKDRVKLSSLLSTLEAALSSADPLKIKQAIKQVKLEEQKANLAAAQKTATERTGARGHRARKALVEQESLVAELEALSLDEVVDSNTDEAFVAQEMALQLSEQLKGYDSEEVLRSKAAKILKGLGYSDKKMQQPAKVLSEGWRIRASLAAALLLQPDILLLDEPTNHLDLPTVLWLQNYLRDLEDVTLVVVSHNRAFLNEVAEETIVCKKQSLEYYDGNYDEYMENFQNRQSFLRAKADANRKKKEALEHSIEKGLNSAKKNGDDKSVQRMAARKKKLDRIGMDVNSKGHKYKLNRDRAGYHENFLEEVEVEEIVEPDHWNVEPPPPMRYSGDLLVTSNVGYKYPEGDVIFGRVSFSIGQRARIALIGANGTGKSTLIKLLTGKILPSVGHIERPGNATIGTFDQFNAEVFLAEYSSEATPLSVFMEKYPNGKESHYRGHMGKFGLRGSTAIKPLATLSGGEMARLKLALNFFESSPNLVILDEPTNHLDMQSIESLIELIDKYEGAVVIASHDQYFVTKVAKEIYTFKKKQLKQLESMDEYIEEVSGA; this comes from the coding sequence ATGGTCAGAAAGCAAAAGGCTACAGTTCTGGACGAAATTGCCGTCACTTCGGAATCCTCACGTTTCCACAATGAAACTCTAGAGACACTATCTAAAGATGtctacttgaagaaagtctCTATCTCTGTTGGCCTAAAAGACCTTCTACTCGACGCAGATGTGAGACTCAACCACGGAATCAAATATGGGCTTATTGGTCCTAATGGATGTGGGAAAACGACCCTCATGAAGTGTCTTGGAGACAAAAGAATTCCTGGGTTAGCTGATAACCTTCGAATTTTGTACGTCGAACAGTTGCCGGTTGAGAGTACCTCAAAGCTGGTGTTAGAGACCGTTTTGGCTGCTGACAAGGACAGAGTCAAATTACTGCTGCTCTTGTCTACATTGGAGGCAGCATTGAGTTCAGCCGACCCATTGAAGATAAAGCAGGCCATAAAACAGGTCAAGTTGGAGGAGCAGAAAGCCAATCTAGCTGCAGCACAAAAAACTGCCACTGAGAGAACAGGAGCAAGAGGACATAGGGCTCGAAAGGCATTGGTAGAGCAAGAGTCGCTTGTTGCAGAATTGGaggctctttctttggatgaagttgttgattcTAACACTGATGAAGCTTTTGTTGCCCAAGAAATGGCATTACAGTTGAGTGAGCAGCTCAAAGGTTACGATTCAGAGGAAGTGCTTCGCTCCAAGGCTGCTAAAATCCTCAAGGGTCTCGGTTATTCAGATAAGAAGATGCAGCAGCCAGCCAAAGTGCTCTCAGAAGGCTGGAGAATTCGTGCCTCATTGGCTGCAGCGTTGCTTCTTCAGCCTGACATACTTCTCCTTGACGAGCCAACAAACCATCTCGATTTGCCCACTGTTTTGTGGCTCCAAAATTACTTGCGGGATCTTGAAGACGTAACTTTGGTAGTAGTGTCTCACAATCGAGCATTTTTGAACGAGGTGGCCGAAGAAACCATCGTTTGCAAGAAGCAATCTTTGGAATACTATGATGGAAATTACGATGAATACATGGAAAACTTCCAAAACAGACAATCCTTCTTGCGGGCTAAAGCTGATGCCAAtcgaaaaaagaaggaagctttGGAACACAGTATCGAGAAAGGTCTCAATTCAGCTAAGAAAAACGGCGACGATAAGAGTGTGCAAAGAATGGCAGCAcgcaagaagaagcttgacaGAATTGGCATGGATGTGAACAGTAAGGGCCACAAATACAAACTTAACAGAGACAGAGCTGGATATCACGAAAActtccttgaagaagttgaagttgaagaaatagTGGAGCCTGATCACTGGAATGTGGAGCCCCCACCGCCAATGCGCTACAGTGGGGATTTGTTAGTGACAAGCAATGTCGGGTATAAATATCCCGAAGGCGACGTCATCTTTGGCAGAGTTTCCTTCAGCATAGGCCAGAGAGCCCGCATAGCCCTAATCGGCGCCAATGGCACAGGTAAATCGACTCTCATTAAGTTGCTCACGGGCAAGATTCTTCCCAGTGTTGGACACATAGAAAGGCCAGGAAATGCCACTATAGGCACATTTGACCAGTTCAATGCCGAGGTCTTTCTAGCTGAGTATAGCTCGGAGGCTACTCCACTCTCTGTGTTCATGGAGAAGTACCCCAACGGTAAAGAAAGCCACTATAGAGGGCATATGGGCAAGTTCGGGCTCCGAGGATCCACTGCTATCAAGCCTTTGGCCACGCTAAGTGGAGGAGAGATGGCACGCCTTAAGCTTGCactcaacttctttgagcTGTCGCCGAACTTAGTGATTCTTGATGAGCCCACCAATCACTTGGACATGCAATCTATCGAGTCGCTCATTGAGTTGATTGATAAGTACGAAGGCGCCGTGGTCATTGCCTCTCACGACCAGTACTTCGTGACGAAAGTGGCGAAGGAGATCTAcacattcaagaagaagcagttgaaGCAGCTCGAGTCTATGGATGAGTACATCGAGGAGGTAAGTGGAGCATGA
- a CDS encoding alpha-mannosyltransferase, whose protein sequence is MKARTRFGLLCLVAIGFVSVYLWPSRTLHTVSAGDVFSSSQFSDSGSLEQMCSSYFDTLAHMAPEWASSSRFQPLPGVANHIDHLRIYNRCYLENGFQPTIAALAAEKQLLPFFSGSTPSAPDFNVSYLRNHLKKAEGRGIVVSISDAEVGRASNLLRVLNYLGNELPVQFVHLDELSDVSVKLLEYAAVSPRALGHDQRLTFINVKDYLTPSFAEHFKGYNRKWFAAVFNTFHEMILMDADAVPYVLPVSFFSLPGYKESGAYFFRDRELNVLLKKWKTDFFKRLLPSHKSPFGFEVDPVQLQNNFFLFNSKHVAESGVVIIDRKTHMSGLVIPVALQYFRKSGRILYGDKDLFWLGQLISGNSNYTFHFNAAGAMGQIEPTGEICSPQMAHYGSDHLLWSNGGLTKCKKPTWVRDYLLYSRFRQQFSSIEELKQSYNGPVSVSEIIIPATLKDKNIPGTGKRPVSNFNKADDHGCAATYYCANARDGGRLIILNEEEKKHIQAVIEVWNDRRSWGTL, encoded by the coding sequence ATGAAGGCCAGAACGCGTTTTGGCTTACTATGCCTTGTGGCCATTGGGTTTGTTTCGGTGTATCTATGGCCCTCAAGAACGCTCCACACTGTGCTGGCTGGAGACGTATTCTCGCTGAGTCAATTTCTGGACCTGGGGTCGCTCGAGCAGATGTGCTCATCCTACTTCGATACTCTAGCTCATATGGCTCCCGAGTGGGCTTCAAGCTCGCGATTCCAGCCGCTTCCCGGGGTGGCCAATCACATTGACCACTTGCGCATCTACAACAGGTGCTACTTGGAGAACGGGTTCCAGCCTACGATTGCTGCGTTGGCGGCGGAAAAGCAGCTCCTACCGTTTTTTTCGGGCTCAACTCCCCTGGCGCCAGACTTCAACGTACTGTACTTGCGTAAccacttgaagaaggcagAAGGTAGGGGCATTGTAGTCAGTATAAGCGACGCTGAGGTTGGCAGAGCATCCAACCTACTACGTGTCCTCAATTACTTGGGGAACGAGCTCCCGGTGCAATTTGTCCACTTGGACGAGCTTTCGGACGTGTCTGTGAAATTGCTTGAGTACGCAGCAGTGTCGCCTCGGGCTCTTGGCCACGACCAGAGACTCACTTTCATAAACGTCAAGGATTACTTGACACCCAGCTTCGCTGAGCATTTCAAGGGCTACAACAGAAAATGGTTTGCGGCGGTCTTCAACACATTTCACGAAATGATCCTTATGGACGCTGACGCAGTTCCCTATGTGCTACCTGTGCTGTTCTTCCTGCTACCGGGTTACAAGGAGAGTGGGGCGTACTTCTTTCGAGACCGTGAATTAAAtgtgcttttgaaaaaatggaaaacCGATTTTTTCAAGCGCCTATTACCGCTGCATAAGTCCCCATTTGGATTTGAGGTGGACCCCGTTCAGTTGCAAAACAACTTCTTTCTATTTAATTCAAAGCACGTTGCCGAAAGCGGTGTGGTCATCATAGACAGGAAAACACATATGTCTGGATTGGTTATTCCTGTTGCATTGCAGTACTTTCGTAAGAGCGGAAGGATTCTTTATGGCGACAAGGACTTGTTTTGGCTTGGTCAGTTGATAAGCGGAAACTCCAACTACACATTTCACTTCAATGCTGCTGGCGCCATGGGGCAAATCGAACCAACAGGTGAAATATGCTCGCCGCAAATGGCCCACTACGGCTCTGATCACCTCCTTTGGTCTAATGGAGGCTTAACTAAGTGCAAGAAGCCGACGTGGGTGCGTGATTACCTCTTATACTCGAGATTTCGTCAGCAGTTTAGTTCTattgaggagctcaaacaGAGCTATAATGGGCCTGTATCGGTGTCGGAGATCATTATTCCCGCTACtttgaaggacaagaaTATTCCAGGTACGGGAAAAAGGCCAGTTTCCAACTTCAATAAGGCAGATGATCATGGCTGTGCTGCAACGTATTACTGTGCCAACGCAAGGGATGGGGGGCGACTAATTATATTgaatgaagaggaaaaaaaacaTATCCAAGCTGTCATCGAGGTGTGGAATGATCGTCGTTCGTGGGGAACTTTATAG
- the THI13 gene encoding 4-amino-5-hydroxymethyl-2-methylpyrimidine phosphate synthase: protein MSTEKVSFLLNWQATPYHIPIYLAQLKGYFKEENVDVSVLEPSNPSDVTELIGSGKVDMGLKAMVHTLAAKARGFPVTSVGSLLDEPFTGILYLEGSGITDDFTSLKGKRIGYVGEFGKIQVDELTKHYGMTPDDYTAVRCGMNVAKYIIEGKIDAGIGIECIQQVELEEYLKESGKDPKEAKMLRIDQLAELGCCCFCTILYICNDTFLKENPEKVRRILKALKKSTDYMLANPKEAWELYCDFKPQMTSKVNGKMFERCFAYFSDSLYNVHRDWRKVNAYGKRLEILPADYKPNYSNEYLSWPEPKEVADPLEAQKLIGKIQEECKACGGYRRLDSAAVGASA from the coding sequence ATGTCTACTGAAAAAGTGTCTTTTTTGCTCAACTGGCAGGCTACGCCTTACCATATTCCTATCTACCTTGCTCAATTGAAGGGCTACTTCAAGGAGGAAAACGTAGATGTCTCTGTGTTGGAGCCCTCCAACCCTTCTGACGTTACCGAGTTGATTGGGTCTGGTAAGGTCGACATGGGTCTCAAGGCTATGGTCCAtactttggctgcaaaagctcgTGGTTTCCCTGTGACTTCGGTGGGCTCCTTGTTGGACGAGCCCTTCACTGGAATCTTGTATTTGGAGGGTTCAGGCATCACCGACGACTTCACCTCGTTGAAGGGTAAGAGAATCGGCTATGTGGGAGAGTTCGGCAAGATCCAAGTCGACGAGTTGACCAAGCACTACGGAATGACTCCAGACGACTACACCGCCGTCAGATGCGGCATGAACGTGGCTAAGTACATCATTGAGGGCAAGATCGATGCTGGCATTGGTATTGAGTGTATTCAGCAAGTGGAGTTAGAGgagtacttgaaggagtcCGGCAAGGATCCTAAGGAGGCCAAGATGCTCAGAATTGACCAGTTGGCTGAATTgggctgctgctgtttcTGCACCATTCTCTACATCTGCAACGAcaccttcttgaaggagaaccCTGAGAAagtgagaagaatcttgaagGCGCTCAAGAAGTCCACCGACTACATGCTTGCTAACCCCAAGGAGGCATGGGAGCTCTACTGTGACTTCAAGCCACAAATGACCTCCAAGGTCAATGGCAAGATGTTCGAGAGATGCTTTGCCTACTTCTCGGACTCCTTGTACAACGTCCACAGAGACTGGAGAAAGGTGAATGCCTATGGCAAGAGATTGGAGATCTTGCCTGCGGACTACAAGCCCAACTACTCGAACGAGTACCTCTCGTGGCCTGAGCCCAAGGAGGTTGCTGACCCCTTGGAGGCCCAGAAGTTGATTGGTAAGATCCAGGAGGAGTGCAAGGCTTGTGGCGGGTACAGAAGATTGGACTCTGCTGCCGTTGGTGCGTCCGCCTAA
- the BEM1 gene encoding phosphatidylinositol-3-phosphate-binding protein gives MIKSFRRSKRSSNSSSTSSPKHSISRVSSTSHNDLNMVLNSPTKVIKALYDYRPQGPEELSFQKGDFFHLVESEAALEAEQKGWYEATNPMTHQRGMVPKSYFELINKSGHQSARSNEIDQSDPNLGKRQSPQEILQIQQQTIQNIQQQQFHKAAASRQNRTLYAITLYDFRAEREDELDIVPGEHLVICAHHDYEWFIAKPINRLGGPGLVPASYVSIVDKYNPSAPVEAAAGNDMEAVITRFKIPTVEEWKESTAIYQASTRPTGTNASSSAPSQFSHNENSSTRSSSASSRTVIVEATVDSYHLAAYNDTSRYQYIIIARTSTGNTRQLYRFYEDFFNLQVRLLEKFPEEAGKVEGVRRTIPGLSGPLKDVNEKVTSKRREGFDYYLRSLIALPPHISRCDEVLALFEVQNNGLDREFVSKGDRSSKPINQQSGYQQERLSQYSNMQLQQRNRSSTTPSSDSYSNNRGSSPGINTTLGSQNESTGGGKQPKVKVKFYFEDDIFVLLLPVQLKLSDLKLKLAKRLGLESPDEPDSSQSVSLFLKEEYEEFMDAHHIVSESLSDEQWTLLYEKEISDDSRFHGVLHDKCKIVILPAPSY, from the coding sequence ATGATCAAATCGTTCCGCCGGAGCAAACGTCTGTCGAACTCTTCGTCAACGTCCTCACCAAAACACTCAATTTCACGCGTTTCGCTGACGTCCCACAATGATCTCAACATGGTGCTCAATTCTCCAACAAAAGTGATCAAGGCCCTCTACGATTACCGTCCTCAAGGTCCCGAGGAGCTTTCATTCCAAAAAGGCGATTTTTTCCATCTTGTAGAGAGCGAAGCAGCGCTTGAAGCCGAGCAAAAAGGCTGGTACGAGGCAACAAACCCGATGACCCACCAGAGGGGCATGGTTCCTAAGCTGTACTTTGAATTGATCAATAAAAGCGGGCATCAGCTGGCCAGAAGCAACGAGATCGACCAGCTGGACCCGAATTTGGGCAAAAGACAGCTGCCGCAGGAGATTTTGCAGATCCAGCAGCAGACAATTCAGAATattcagcagcagcagttcCACAAGGCAGCAGCGCTGCGCCAGAACAGAACCTTGTATGCGATTACACTTTACGATTTCAGGGCAGAACGTGAAGACGAGTTGGACATCGTTCCGGGAGAACATTTGGTGATATGTGCCCACCACGACTACGAGTGGTTCATTGCCAAACCCATCAACCGGTTGGGCGGCCCCGGGCTTGTGCCAGCGTCTTACGTAAGTATCGTAGACAAATACAATCCGCTGGCGCCGGTGGAGGCAGCCGCCGGGAATGACATGGAGGCGGTGATCACGAGGTTCAAGATCCCCACTGTCGAGGAGTGGAAAGAGCTGACGGCCATTTACCAGGCAAGTACGCGGCCCACGGGCACAAACGCTTCGTCCCTGGCTCCATCGCAATTTTCCCACAATGAAAACTCCCTGACGCGGTCGTCGTCGGCCTCCTCAAGAACGGTCATCGTGGAGGCCACCGTCGACTCGTACCACTTGGCTGCGTACAACGATACAAGCAGGTACCAGTACATCATTATTGCCCGCACGCTGACGGGCAACACTCGCCAGTTGTACAGATTCTATGAGGATTTCTTTAATTTGCAAGTGAGGCTCCTTGAGAAGTTCCCAGAGGAGGCTGGGAAAGTGGAGGGAGTCCGGCGTACGATTCCTGGATTGCTGGGCCCGTTGAAGGATGTTAATGAGAAGGTGACGCTGAAACGCCGAGAAGGGTTCGACTACTACTTGCGCAGCTTAATTGCGTTGCCTCCACACATTTCTCGATGTGACGAAGTATTGGCGCTTTTTGAAGTGCAGAACAACGGTCTCGATAGAGAGTTCGTCAGTAAAGGCGACCGCCTGTCGAAACCCATCAACCAGCAGCTGGGCTACCAACAAGAAAGGCTATCGCAGTATCTGAATATGCAGCTCCAACAACGCAACAGAAGCTCTACCACGCCGTCGCTGGACTCCTACAGTAACAACAGGGGGCTGTCTCCCGGAATCAACACTACACTTGGTCTGCAAAACGAGAGTACGGGCGGCGGCAAGCAGCCCaaggtgaaggtgaaattTTACTTTGAAGACGATATCTTTGTGTTGCTTTTGCCGGTGCAACTTAAGTTGCTGGACTTGAAACTCAAGCTTGCCAAGCGTCTCGGGCTAGAATCACCAGACGAGCCAGATTCGTCGCAGCTGGTTTcgctttttttgaaagaggAGTACGAGGAGTTCATGGACGCCCACCACATTGTGTCTGAAAGCCTAAGTGACGAGCAATGGACACTTCTCTACGAGAAAGAGATAAGCGACGACTCGAGGTTCCACGGTGTTTTGCATGACAAATGTAAGATAGTCATTCTACCGGCCCCTTCTTACTAA
- the HAP3 gene encoding Hap3p, with translation MKHKKVKDEEVEDDLRNCDYEIKEQDRFLPIANVARVMKSALPPHAKLSKESKECVQECVSEFISFITSQAADKSKLEKRKTLNGEDMLWAMFTLGFEHYAETLKIYLAKYRQYEQMEAERRQAGRSRKRYARDSDSDELNEMAYELTPEDYVDFSADFDYLGQASG, from the coding sequence ATGAAGCACAAGAAAGTCAAGGACGAGGAAGTGGAAGATGATTTGAGGAACTGTGACtacgagatcaaggagcAGGATCGGTTTTTGCCCATTGCCAACGTTGCCAGGGTGATGAAGCTGGCGCTCCCACCGCACGCTAAGCTTTCAAAGGAGTCCAAAGAATGTGTTCAAGAGTGTGTTTCAGAGTTCATTAGTTTCATAACGTCGCAGGCGGCCGATAAAAGCAAGCTCGAGAAACGCAAGACGCTCAATGGTGAAGACATGCTTTGGGCGATGTTCACTTTAGGGTTTGAGCACTATGCTGAAACGTTGAAGATCTACCTTGCCAAATATAGGCAGTATGAGCAGATGGAGGCGGAAAGAAGGCAAGCGGGCCGGTCTCGGAAAAGATACGCTCGTGACAGCGATAGTGACGAGTTGAACGAGATGGCGTACGAGTTGACTCCAGAGGATTATGTCGATTTCAGCGCTGACTTTGACTACCTCGGGCAGGCTAGTGGATGA